The following proteins are encoded in a genomic region of Deltaproteobacteria bacterium:
- a CDS encoding F0F1 ATP synthase subunit alpha, translating to MEIRAEEISQVIRQQIQDFDKKVELSETGTVLSVGDGIARVYGVEKTMAMELLEFPGGIFGIALNLEEDNVGCAVLGEDFHIKEGDVVKRTGRIAEVPVGEAILGRVIDAVGQPIDGLGPLNAKEFRKIELKAPGVIERQPVKEPMYTGYKAIDAMTPIGRGQRELIIGDRQIGKTALCVDAIINQKDSDIFCIYVAIGQKKSTVAQVVEALRRNGVLEKTVVVAACASDPAPMQYVAAFAGCTMGEYFRDTGRHALVIYDDLSKQAVAYRQLSLLLRRPPGREAFPGDIFYNHSRLLERAAKVREDLGGGSLTALPIIETQAGDVSAYIPTNVISITDGQVYLEPSLFFSGVRPAINVGLSVSRVGGNAQVKAMKQVAGSLRLDLAQYRELAAFAQFGSELDKSTQAQLNRGVRLVEILKQPQYQPMPMEKMITSLFAGARGFLDDLSVEVLKEFEPQMIAHMESKHQDILSEIKEKKEISKDLEERMKKAIGEFKSQFQAQSK from the coding sequence ATGGAAATCAGAGCCGAAGAAATCAGTCAAGTTATAAGACAGCAGATTCAAGATTTTGATAAAAAAGTAGAGCTTAGCGAGACCGGGACGGTCCTCTCCGTCGGGGATGGTATCGCCCGGGTATACGGCGTGGAAAAGACCATGGCCATGGAGCTCCTGGAATTTCCCGGAGGTATTTTCGGTATTGCCTTGAACTTGGAAGAAGACAATGTCGGATGTGCCGTCCTGGGGGAAGACTTCCATATCAAGGAAGGGGATGTGGTTAAACGAACCGGACGTATTGCCGAAGTCCCGGTGGGGGAGGCTATCCTGGGCCGGGTCATCGATGCCGTGGGGCAACCCATTGACGGTTTGGGCCCGCTTAATGCTAAAGAATTCCGGAAGATTGAACTAAAGGCCCCCGGGGTTATCGAACGCCAGCCGGTGAAAGAACCCATGTATACCGGGTATAAGGCTATTGATGCCATGACGCCCATCGGCCGTGGCCAGCGGGAGTTGATCATCGGCGACCGGCAGATCGGTAAAACCGCCTTGTGTGTAGATGCCATCATCAATCAAAAAGATTCGGATATTTTTTGTATTTATGTGGCCATCGGGCAGAAGAAATCTACTGTTGCCCAGGTCGTTGAAGCCTTGCGGCGCAACGGGGTCCTGGAAAAGACCGTGGTGGTAGCCGCCTGTGCCAGCGACCCGGCCCCCATGCAGTATGTTGCGGCCTTTGCCGGCTGCACCATGGGAGAATATTTCCGGGATACGGGCCGTCATGCCCTGGTGATCTATGACGATCTTTCCAAACAGGCCGTGGCTTACCGGCAGCTTTCCTTGCTCCTTCGTCGTCCTCCGGGACGGGAGGCCTTCCCGGGCGACATCTTTTATAACCATTCCCGTCTGCTCGAACGGGCGGCCAAGGTGCGGGAAGACCTGGGCGGCGGCAGTCTGACGGCCTTGCCGATCATTGAGACCCAGGCCGGGGATGTCTCGGCCTACATCCCGACCAACGTTATTTCCATCACCGATGGCCAGGTTTATCTGGAACCGAGTCTGTTTTTCTCAGGGGTCCGTCCGGCCATCAACGTGGGGCTTTCAGTCTCCCGGGTCGGTGGTAATGCCCAGGTCAAGGCCATGAAACAGGTGGCCGGAAGTCTCAGGCTGGATCTGGCCCAATACCGGGAACTGGCCGCCTTTGCCCAGTTCGGAAGTGAACTCGATAAGTCCACTCAGGCCCAGTTGAACCGGGGGGTCCGGCTGGTGGAGATCCTGAAGCAGCCCCAGTACCAGCCCATGCCCATGGAAAAGATGATTACCAGCCTCTTTGCCGGGGCCCGGGGGTTTTTGGATGATCTCTCTGTCGAAGTGCTGAAAGAGTTTGAGCCCCAAATGATTGCCCATATGGAATCCAAGCATCAGGATATCCTTTCTGAAATCAAAGAGAAAAAAGAAATCAGCAAGGATTTGGAAGAACGGATGAAGAAGGCCATTGGGGAATTTAAAAGCCAGTTCCAGGCACAAAGTAAATAA
- the atpG gene encoding ATP synthase F1 subunit gamma, which yields MATLQDIRRKIGGVKKTQQITKAMNMVAAAKLRGAQIRMENFRPYAGKFLEVINNLSSRIDPESFPLMTQRPVKKVELISLTADRGLCGSFNVNLINAGEKFIKARTQEQIELSLVSVGKKGTEYYRRRKYSIRSQYVEIFSSFDMIVAAGIGRDVIENFLMGGSDEVYILYGEFINMGVQRPKLLRLLPIAPMQQEGETAQGLEYLYEPSVAGIFQELLPRYVNVQIYRGMLENAASEQAARMTAMDNATRNCKELINSLTLIYNKARQSAITKELMDIVGGAEALKK from the coding sequence ATGGCGACACTGCAAGATATAAGAAGAAAAATCGGGGGCGTAAAAAAGACCCAACAGATTACCAAGGCCATGAACATGGTAGCCGCGGCCAAACTGCGGGGTGCCCAGATCCGGATGGAAAATTTCCGTCCCTATGCCGGGAAATTCTTAGAGGTCATTAATAACCTCTCTTCCCGGATTGATCCCGAATCCTTTCCTTTGATGACCCAGAGGCCGGTGAAAAAAGTGGAATTGATTTCGCTCACGGCCGACCGGGGTCTTTGCGGAAGCTTCAATGTCAATCTGATTAATGCCGGGGAAAAGTTTATTAAGGCCCGGACCCAGGAACAGATAGAACTATCCCTGGTCTCAGTTGGTAAAAAAGGGACCGAATATTATAGACGAAGAAAATATAGTATCCGCTCCCAGTATGTAGAAATTTTTAGTTCCTTTGATATGATAGTGGCTGCCGGTATCGGCCGGGATGTCATTGAAAATTTCCTGATGGGCGGATCGGATGAGGTTTATATCCTCTACGGCGAATTCATTAATATGGGCGTTCAAAGGCCCAAATTGCTTCGCCTGCTGCCCATAGCCCCCATGCAACAGGAAGGGGAGACGGCCCAAGGTCTGGAATATCTTTATGAACCATCGGTAGCGGGGATCTTTCAAGAACTGTTGCCCCGTTATGTCAATGTTCAAATCTACCGGGGCATGCTGGAAAATGCGGCCAGCGAACAGGCCGCCCGAATGACCGCTATGGATAACGCTACCCGCAATTGCAAGGAATTGATTAACAGCCTGACTTTAATTTACAACAAGGCCCGCCAAAGCGCTATTACTAAAGAGTTGATGGATATTGTCGGCGGGGCTGAGGCCTTAAAAAAATAA
- the atpD gene encoding F0F1 ATP synthase subunit beta, which yields METGKTEGSIGKIVQVIGPVVDLEFPEGKLPNILNAIRITNPAIDDRQENLVVEAAQHLGNNVVRCISMDTTDGLVRGMAGRDTGQGILVPVGAPGLGRVLNVIGDPVDGLGPVKADKYYPIHRPAPTFVEQDTSVKVLETGLKVIDLLVPFPRGGKMGMFGGAGVGKTVVMMEMVHNIAMHHGGISVFAGVGERTREGNDLYLEMKNSGVLPKAALIYGQMTEPPGARARIALTALSVAEYYRDEEGQDVLLFVDNIFRFTQAGSEVSALLGRIPSAVGYQPTLGTDLGELQERITSTTKGSITSVQCVYVPADDLTDPAPATTFAHLDGTVVLSRQIAELGIYPAVDPLDSTSRILDPNVVGQEHYYVARNVQQILQKYKDLQDIIAILGMDELSDEDKLVVGRARRIQRFLSQPFFVAAEFTGKEGKFVKVEETIRGFKEIIEGKHDDLPEQAFYMVGGIDEAVENAKILAAA from the coding sequence ATGGAAACCGGAAAAACCGAAGGAAGCATTGGAAAGATCGTACAGGTAATCGGACCGGTTGTGGATTTGGAATTCCCGGAAGGGAAATTACCCAATATCCTCAATGCCATTCGTATTACCAATCCGGCTATTGATGATCGTCAGGAGAATTTAGTGGTCGAGGCGGCTCAACACCTGGGAAATAACGTGGTCCGTTGTATTTCCATGGATACTACCGATGGTCTGGTCCGAGGCATGGCCGGTCGGGATACTGGTCAGGGGATTCTCGTGCCGGTAGGTGCTCCCGGTTTAGGCCGGGTTTTGAATGTAATTGGTGACCCGGTGGACGGCTTGGGACCGGTTAAGGCCGATAAATATTATCCCATTCACCGGCCGGCCCCTACTTTTGTGGAACAAGATACCTCGGTCAAGGTCCTGGAGACCGGCTTGAAGGTTATCGACCTCCTGGTCCCCTTCCCCAGAGGAGGCAAGATGGGGATGTTCGGTGGTGCCGGCGTGGGCAAGACCGTCGTTATGATGGAGATGGTCCACAATATCGCCATGCATCACGGCGGGATCTCGGTTTTTGCCGGTGTGGGGGAGCGGACCCGTGAAGGGAACGACCTCTATCTGGAAATGAAAAACTCCGGGGTTTTGCCGAAAGCGGCCTTGATTTATGGTCAGATGACCGAACCCCCCGGGGCCAGGGCCCGCATCGCCTTGACTGCCTTGTCGGTGGCCGAATACTACCGGGATGAGGAAGGTCAGGATGTGCTCCTTTTTGTGGATAATATATTCCGTTTCACCCAGGCCGGTTCCGAGGTTTCGGCCCTGTTAGGCCGCATCCCTTCAGCCGTGGGTTATCAACCGACCCTCGGTACGGACTTAGGCGAACTCCAGGAACGGATTACCTCCACTACCAAAGGTTCGATCACCTCGGTTCAGTGCGTTTACGTGCCTGCCGACGACTTGACCGACCCGGCACCGGCAACGACCTTTGCCCACCTGGATGGGACCGTGGTGCTTTCCCGTCAGATCGCCGAACTGGGTATCTATCCGGCGGTGGACCCCCTGGATTCCACCTCCCGTATCCTGGATCCCAATGTTGTCGGCCAGGAACATTATTATGTAGCCCGGAACGTTCAGCAGATCCTGCAGAAATATAAGGATCTGCAAGACATCATAGCCATCCTGGGGATGGACGAACTTTCCGACGAGGATAAACTGGTGGTCGGCCGGGCCCGCCGGATACAGCGTTTCCTGTCCCAGCCGTTCTTTGTAGCGGCTGAATTTACCGGAAAAGAAGGTAAGTTTGTTAAGGTTGAAGAAACCATCCGTGGTTTTAAGGAGATTATCGAGGGCAAACATGACGACCTGCCGGAACAGGCTTTCTATATGGTCGGCGGGATCGATGAGGCTGTGGAAAACGCCAAGATATTGGCCGCGGCCTGA
- a CDS encoding F0F1 ATP synthase subunit epsilon: MAEKLELEVVTPDRLVASETVDIVMAIGAFGEFGILPNHIPFLTTLQTGELRYRKDNKLEYMVVTGGFSEVSNNKVTILAEAAEKAREIDIDRAKRAKERAEKRLAQAKSEAIDYTRAEMALKRAILRLRIAEKGR, translated from the coding sequence ATGGCTGAAAAACTTGAGTTAGAAGTGGTTACCCCGGATCGATTAGTGGCCAGTGAAACGGTGGATATTGTTATGGCTATCGGTGCTTTCGGAGAATTCGGCATCCTGCCTAACCACATCCCCTTTCTGACCACTCTGCAAACCGGAGAATTGCGCTACCGGAAAGACAACAAGTTGGAATATATGGTGGTTACCGGCGGATTCAGTGAAGTCTCCAACAACAAAGTAACCATCCTGGCCGAGGCCGCCGAGAAAGCCCGTGAGATCGATATTGATCGGGCCAAGCGAGCTAAAGAGCGGGCCGAAAAACGTCTGGCCCAGGCCAAGTCTGAGGCTATTGATTATACACGGGCCGAAATGGCCTTGAAGAGGGCCATATTGCGTTTACGGATCGCGGAAAAAGGCCGGTAG
- a CDS encoding sugar phosphate isomerase/epimerase yields the protein MMSPLFSNVHVAVPFFMLRDQYLPLILSDQIQPEIGLDSNVLDTVPIEDFKRVAQELFKAGLRCSFHAPFLDLSLGAIDSKIRKVSLERMEQVLELITLYKPRWVVCHAAYEARHYRDDQERWLKNICESFFRLLPQLEKTRTPLMVENVFEKDTGTLTAFFQALSSPLVRFCLDVGHHRLYSQTDLKDWIGQLGPFLGMLHLHDNHGRLDDHLALGQGSIDFQGFFASLKEGGLQPLITLEPHQEDWVRQSLEFLARHWPWN from the coding sequence ATGATGAGTCCACTTTTTTCCAACGTCCATGTAGCGGTCCCTTTTTTCATGCTCAGGGATCAATATCTGCCCTTGATCCTTTCTGATCAAATCCAGCCGGAGATCGGTCTGGATTCCAATGTCTTAGATACCGTTCCAATTGAGGATTTCAAAAGGGTGGCCCAGGAATTATTCAAGGCCGGACTTCGGTGTTCTTTTCATGCCCCGTTTCTGGACCTTTCTTTAGGGGCCATCGATTCGAAGATTCGCAAGGTTTCTCTGGAACGGATGGAGCAGGTGCTGGAATTGATTACTTTATATAAACCCCGTTGGGTCGTCTGCCATGCCGCCTATGAAGCCCGTCATTACCGGGACGATCAGGAAAGATGGCTAAAAAATATCTGCGAATCCTTTTTCCGATTGCTTCCTCAACTCGAAAAAACCAGGACCCCCCTGATGGTGGAAAATGTCTTTGAAAAAGACACCGGGACCCTGACGGCCTTTTTTCAGGCCCTTTCCTCTCCACTGGTCCGCTTTTGCTTAGATGTGGGGCACCATCGTTTATACAGCCAAACGGACTTAAAAGACTGGATTGGCCAACTCGGGCCTTTCTTAGGCATGCTCCATCTTCACGATAATCATGGCCGCCTGGATGACCATTTGGCCCTGGGTCAAGGGTCCATCGATTTTCAAGGGTTCTTTGCCTCCCTTAAAGAAGGGGGTCTTCAACCCCTTATCACCCTCGAACCTCATCAGGAGGATTGGGTCCGTCAGAGTTTGGAATTTCTGGCCCGGCATTGGCCCTGGAACTGA
- the ileS gene encoding isoleucine--tRNA ligase, with amino-acid sequence MEYKQTLNLPKTDFPMKANLAQKEPEWLKKWNGEQLYQKIRESSEGRKKFILHDGPPYANGNIHMGTAFNKILKDIIIKSKQMSGYDAPYVPGWDCHGLPIEHQVDKELGSKRKTLSQTEIRQRCRAYAERYINIQREEFKRLGVFGEWDNPYLTMNYAYEAVIVREFGRFALQGSVYKSKKPIYWCTSCKTALAEAEVEYEPHSSPSIFVAFPLITDLSEEYPVLKGKKVSVLIWTTTPWTIPANLALAFHPDYEYVAVQEKDEVFILAKGLLEKVGQRLSWKNPVVLTHLDPGFLEGKKSRHPLYARESVMILAPYVTLEDGTGIVHTAPGHGQEDYESGLRYHLDIYSPLDDGGKFLPEVEFFAGQFVFEANDSVKNKLREVEALKGEETIEHSYPHCWRCKKPVIFRATEQWFISMEANSLREKALAEIERVTWMPAWGRDRIRGMMENRPDWCLSRQRSWGVPIPAFYCLNCNNWIITGEILNHLEGLILDQGADIWFSLPEEELVPPGTICPHCQGNRFKKETDILDVWFDSGVSFAGVLEARPYLGAPADLYLEGSDQHRGWFHSSLLAAVGTRGEAPYEAVLTHGFVVDGQGKKMSKSLGNVIYPEEVIKKWGAEILRLWVSGEDYRDDIRISQNILQQLTEAYRRIRNTCRFLLGNISDFQSSRDQITIKELEELDRWALLQLQKVITRVKKAYENYEFHVVYHTLYQFCTNELSAFYLDILKDRLYTSAPKARERRSAQTALLIILKALVRLMAPILSFTAEEVWSCLAAADKEAESVHLTQFPSFDPPLFDEELDQRWKLLLELRTEVTKALEQARRSQLIGHPLDARVILHLPDSLMNAIKSYVGFLPTFFIVSQVEITSETGPSEGFSSPEFPGLIIQIEKALGEKCERCWNYRIEVGRFPEHPTICSRCYQAIK; translated from the coding sequence ATGGAATACAAACAGACCTTGAATCTGCCCAAAACCGATTTTCCCATGAAAGCCAACCTGGCCCAAAAAGAACCGGAATGGCTGAAAAAATGGAATGGGGAACAATTATATCAAAAAATACGGGAATCGTCGGAAGGCCGGAAAAAATTCATCCTCCATGACGGCCCGCCCTATGCCAATGGGAATATCCACATGGGCACAGCCTTCAATAAGATCTTAAAAGATATCATCATCAAGTCCAAACAGATGTCGGGATATGATGCCCCTTATGTGCCGGGATGGGACTGCCACGGGCTGCCCATTGAACACCAGGTCGACAAAGAACTGGGATCAAAAAGAAAGACCCTGAGCCAGACCGAAATCCGGCAGCGCTGCCGGGCCTATGCCGAAAGATACATTAATATCCAGCGGGAAGAATTTAAAAGACTGGGGGTTTTCGGCGAATGGGATAATCCTTATCTGACTATGAATTATGCCTATGAGGCGGTCATTGTCCGGGAGTTCGGACGATTCGCTTTGCAGGGCAGCGTTTATAAAAGCAAAAAACCCATCTACTGGTGTACCTCCTGCAAGACGGCCCTGGCCGAGGCGGAAGTGGAATACGAGCCTCATAGCTCCCCCTCTATTTTTGTGGCCTTTCCTTTGATCACGGATCTGTCCGAAGAATATCCGGTCCTGAAAGGTAAAAAAGTCTCGGTCCTCATCTGGACCACTACACCCTGGACCATTCCGGCCAACCTGGCCCTGGCCTTTCATCCCGATTATGAGTATGTGGCCGTTCAGGAAAAGGACGAGGTCTTTATCCTGGCCAAAGGGCTCTTAGAAAAGGTCGGCCAGAGGCTCTCCTGGAAAAATCCGGTAGTTCTAACCCACCTGGACCCCGGATTCCTGGAGGGCAAAAAATCCCGGCACCCTCTTTATGCGCGGGAGTCGGTTATGATCCTGGCCCCCTATGTGACCTTAGAGGACGGTACCGGGATTGTTCATACCGCTCCCGGCCACGGTCAGGAGGATTATGAGAGTGGATTACGCTATCATCTGGATATCTATTCTCCGCTGGATGATGGGGGAAAATTCCTTCCCGAAGTCGAATTTTTTGCCGGCCAGTTTGTCTTTGAGGCCAATGATTCGGTCAAAAATAAACTGCGCGAAGTAGAGGCCCTGAAAGGGGAGGAAACCATCGAGCATAGCTATCCCCATTGCTGGCGGTGCAAAAAACCGGTTATCTTCCGGGCCACCGAGCAATGGTTTATCTCCATGGAGGCCAATTCCTTACGGGAAAAGGCCCTGGCCGAAATCGAGCGCGTGACCTGGATGCCGGCCTGGGGACGGGACCGCATTCGGGGTATGATGGAGAATCGACCGGACTGGTGTCTTTCCCGCCAGCGGTCCTGGGGGGTCCCTATTCCGGCCTTTTATTGCCTGAATTGTAACAACTGGATCATTACGGGTGAGATCCTCAATCATCTGGAGGGTCTGATTTTGGACCAGGGAGCGGATATCTGGTTTTCCCTTCCGGAGGAAGAATTAGTGCCTCCCGGAACCATTTGTCCCCATTGTCAAGGGAACCGTTTTAAAAAAGAAACGGACATCCTGGACGTCTGGTTCGATTCGGGGGTTAGTTTTGCCGGCGTTTTGGAGGCCCGCCCTTATCTGGGGGCCCCGGCCGATCTGTATCTCGAGGGAAGCGATCAACATCGAGGCTGGTTCCACAGTTCCCTCTTAGCGGCTGTCGGGACCCGGGGGGAGGCCCCTTATGAGGCCGTATTGACCCATGGTTTTGTCGTGGACGGTCAAGGCAAGAAGATGTCCAAGTCTTTGGGAAATGTCATTTATCCGGAAGAGGTCATTAAAAAATGGGGGGCCGAAATATTGCGCCTTTGGGTCTCGGGTGAGGATTATCGGGACGACATCCGCATTTCTCAGAATATCCTCCAGCAATTGACTGAGGCCTATCGCCGTATCCGCAATACCTGCCGGTTCCTTTTGGGAAATATTTCCGATTTTCAGTCTTCCCGGGACCAGATCACCATAAAAGAATTGGAAGAATTGGATCGCTGGGCCTTGCTTCAATTACAGAAGGTGATCACCCGTGTCAAAAAGGCCTATGAAAACTATGAATTCCATGTGGTCTATCATACCCTTTATCAATTCTGTACCAATGAACTGAGTGCCTTTTATTTAGACATCCTCAAAGACCGCCTGTATACCTCGGCTCCCAAAGCCAGGGAACGCCGGTCGGCCCAGACAGCCCTGCTGATCATCCTGAAGGCCTTGGTTCGTCTCATGGCCCCTATATTATCTTTTACCGCCGAGGAGGTCTGGTCTTGCCTGGCGGCCGCCGATAAAGAGGCCGAAAGCGTCCACCTGACCCAATTCCCGAGTTTCGATCCCCCCTTATTCGATGAGGAATTGGATCAACGCTGGAAGCTCCTCCTGGAGCTGCGGACAGAGGTGACCAAGGCCCTGGAGCAAGCCCGTCGTTCCCAGCTCATCGGCCATCCCCTTGATGCCCGAGTGATCCTCCACCTTCCGGATTCCCTGATGAATGCCATTAAGTCCTATGTCGGATTTTTACCGACCTTTTTTATTGTTTCCCAGGTGGAAATCACCTCAGAGACGGGGCCTTCGGAAGGGTTCTCCAGCCCGGAATTTCCGGGTCTGATCATCCAGATCGAAAAGGCCCTGGGGGAGAAATGTGAACGGTGCTGGAATTACCGGATAGAGGTCGGCCGTTTTCCGGAACATCCGACCATCTGCTCCCGATGTTATCAGGCCATTAAATAA
- the lspA gene encoding signal peptidase II has translation MAIKKYWPLALSFLGILFLDVVTKEYIITHFPLYYSKPVIPGFFNLVHIQNKGVAFGILGGSAPVWRDILLLLLPIVAMSAILIFAFSYPQQNIGILLSLGGILGGALGNLIDRLRFRAVIDFLDLFWGSYHWPAFNIADSAITTGVLFLVFCFMKKA, from the coding sequence ATGGCAATAAAAAAATATTGGCCTTTGGCCCTTTCTTTTTTAGGTATCCTTTTTTTGGATGTAGTGACCAAGGAATATATTATTACCCATTTCCCCTTATATTATTCCAAACCGGTCATACCAGGCTTTTTCAACCTGGTTCATATCCAGAACAAAGGGGTGGCTTTTGGAATCCTGGGAGGATCGGCCCCTGTGTGGAGGGATATCCTGTTGCTCCTGCTCCCTATTGTGGCTATGTCGGCCATCCTGATCTTTGCCTTTTCTTATCCCCAACAAAATATCGGGATCCTTTTGTCTTTGGGGGGGATTCTTGGAGGGGCCCTTGGCAACCTGATCGACCGTCTTCGATTCCGGGCGGTGATTGATTTTCTGGATTTATTCTGGGGGAGCTATCACTGGCCGGCTTTTAATATCGCCGATTCGGCCATAACCACTGGAGTCCTTTTCCTGGTCTTTTGCTTTATGAAAAAAGCTTAA
- the lgt gene encoding prolipoprotein diacylglyceryl transferase — MFPILFQIGNFPIHTYGLFIAFGFLLGIGLALKEARRTGIPAEKILDLSFYVILSAIIGARLLFVVINYPYYIEHPWAFFKVWEGGLVFYGGLILSFLVALWMMRKQNLPFWETADLVAPSIALGQVFGRIGCFAAGCCFGKATDSPWAVIFNHPESLAPTGIPLHPAQLYEALAALIIFFILWFLRKRPGFPGRLFLLYLILYGLGRWSIEFFRGDNRGGLLGGGWSDTQYISAFLVFLPIIFYCYQNKRKTRPL; from the coding sequence ATGTTTCCCATACTCTTTCAAATCGGAAATTTCCCTATCCATACTTACGGCCTTTTTATTGCGTTCGGGTTTTTGCTGGGGATAGGACTGGCCCTAAAAGAAGCCCGGCGGACCGGGATTCCGGCAGAAAAGATCCTGGATCTTTCCTTTTATGTCATTCTTTCGGCGATCATAGGGGCCCGTCTCCTGTTTGTCGTTATCAATTATCCCTATTATATTGAACATCCCTGGGCCTTCTTCAAAGTCTGGGAAGGGGGTTTGGTGTTTTATGGGGGCTTGATTCTAAGTTTCTTAGTCGCCCTTTGGATGATGAGGAAACAAAATCTCCCTTTTTGGGAGACGGCCGATCTGGTGGCCCCTTCCATTGCCCTTGGCCAGGTTTTTGGCCGAATAGGGTGTTTTGCCGCCGGTTGCTGTTTTGGGAAAGCCACGGATAGTCCCTGGGCGGTTATCTTTAATCACCCCGAATCCCTGGCCCCGACAGGTATCCCTTTACACCCCGCGCAATTGTATGAGGCCCTGGCGGCCCTGATCATTTTTTTTATTCTATGGTTTTTGAGGAAAAGGCCGGGTTTCCCCGGAAGGCTCTTTCTTCTTTATCTTATCTTATACGGCCTTGGTCGCTGGTCCATTGAATTTTTTCGTGGAGATAACCGGGGGGGACTTTTAGGGGGAGGCTGGTCAGATACCCAGTATATTAGTGCCTTTTTGGTATTTTTACCTATTATATTCTATTGTTATCAAAATAAGAGAAAAACCCGCCCCCTTTAA
- the gcvH gene encoding glycine cleavage system protein GcvH codes for MVILEELRYSKDHVWARLDDDNRITIGITDYAQEELGEITGIDLPEEGEEVVKDESMGSIESQNEVVDLFSPLSGEIVEVNQELLDAPEIINEDPYQDGWIIRIDIPSTTDYYELLTAEEYEEYLKEIVGVEQIEEEEEIAEE; via the coding sequence TTGGTTATCTTAGAAGAACTAAGATACAGTAAAGATCATGTCTGGGCCCGCTTGGATGATGATAATCGAATCACGATAGGGATTACGGATTATGCCCAGGAAGAGCTTGGAGAGATAACAGGGATCGATCTGCCCGAAGAAGGTGAAGAGGTGGTTAAAGACGAGTCCATGGGCTCTATTGAATCCCAAAATGAAGTCGTTGACCTTTTTTCTCCCTTAAGCGGGGAAATTGTCGAAGTTAACCAGGAGTTACTGGATGCACCGGAAATTATCAACGAAGATCCCTATCAGGATGGTTGGATCATCCGAATAGACATTCCATCAACAACCGATTATTATGAATTACTCACTGCAGAAGAATATGAGGAATACCTCAAAGAGATTGTTGGGGTAGAACAGATAGAAGAAGAGGAAGAAATAGCGGAAGAATAA
- a CDS encoding NAD-dependent deacylase: protein MSVIAREIADKLRNAQKAIALTGAGISVDSGIPAFRGSQGLWDRYDPMEFAHIEAFLANPKKVWKMLVELGNIVAQARPNPAHLALSKLEERGHLKAVITQNIDALHQLAGSKEVIEFHGNGQRLICLSCGRLFPMEAVSLHELPPRCACRGVLKPDVVFFGEPIPPEASQRAFQRTRECDLMLVIGTSAVVAPASNLPFIAKQQGAVICEINLERTHLSETISDYVMEASASQALSAILGFMGL from the coding sequence ATTTCTGTAATTGCCCGGGAAATAGCAGACAAACTCCGGAATGCTCAAAAAGCAATAGCCTTAACCGGGGCGGGAATCTCGGTCGATAGCGGCATCCCGGCCTTCAGGGGGAGTCAGGGGCTCTGGGATCGATATGATCCTATGGAATTTGCACATATCGAAGCCTTTTTGGCCAATCCCAAAAAGGTTTGGAAGATGCTGGTTGAATTAGGGAATATAGTAGCCCAGGCCCGGCCCAATCCAGCTCATTTAGCCCTGTCCAAATTAGAGGAGAGGGGTCATTTAAAGGCCGTTATTACCCAAAACATCGATGCCCTGCATCAATTGGCCGGGAGTAAGGAAGTTATTGAATTTCACGGTAATGGACAACGCCTGATCTGTCTGTCCTGTGGAAGGCTTTTCCCCATGGAAGCCGTAAGCCTGCATGAACTCCCCCCACGGTGTGCTTGCCGGGGGGTCCTGAAACCAGACGTCGTCTTTTTTGGGGAACCCATTCCCCCTGAGGCCAGCCAACGGGCCTTTCAGAGGACCCGGGAGTGCGATTTGATGTTGGTGATAGGCACGTCGGCGGTTGTCGCCCCAGCCAGCAATCTTCCTTTTATTGCCAAACAACAGGGAGCGGTAATTTGCGAGATCAACCTTGAAAGGACTCACCTTTCGGAAACCATATCCGATTATGTCATGGAGGCTTCTGCCAGCCAGGCCTTATCCGCCATATTGGGCTTCATGGGACTCTGA